One Mixta gaviniae genomic window carries:
- a CDS encoding Cro/CI family transcriptional regulator, which produces MTTTDLEKYFGTPNKAAAFFNVSPEAFYQWRKRPNGIIPKGRATEAALRTNGKLIFEPSLYGKTTPTAEAA; this is translated from the coding sequence ATGACAACCACAGACTTAGAGAAGTATTTCGGCACCCCAAACAAAGCAGCAGCTTTTTTTAATGTGTCACCAGAAGCGTTTTATCAGTGGCGTAAGCGCCCGAACGGGATAATCCCCAAAGGCCGGGCAACAGAGGCAGCTTTGCGTACTAACGGGAAACTTATATTCGAACCGTCCCTGTACGGAAAGACTACCCCAACTGCAGAAGCAGCGTAA
- a CDS encoding ParB/RepB/Spo0J family partition protein: MSTLSLVYKDKEKNSTEITTRKTYLLGVDELYVEPGYNVREIDQTHAEEFRDAFIAGEHVPPLAVQVTEKGIKVIDGHHRYFGAKMAQEAGYELRLECKDFVGSEADRIAFMVTSSQGRALQPLERAAAYQRLINQGWEPAEIAKKVKRSVTDVEQHLQLLTCGDGLIEMVKAGEVAATTAVALQREHGAKASSVAQEQMEKVKAAGKKKLTRAAAMPQFSVTKARRLVELMASFYFTDDGVIADDTLYLEAMGILEEYRDVHGCPQPKAELGPAQEETTGETALPLTRDDIINQSGVEVWACASAMFGSKPEFTFNESKFAHTWAADSVERPEIVVVPTETIAKAVKLIKTRQDDEALKAWITTQYGDSDENAERFMRFVSVAIETHLDNGLSMNEFIQLLEKTDRNCWSNIRMLREAIREQFEQSVSQSAGETA, translated from the coding sequence ATGAGCACGCTATCACTCGTTTACAAAGACAAAGAAAAAAACTCTACTGAAATAACTACCCGCAAAACCTATTTACTGGGCGTTGATGAACTGTACGTTGAACCGGGCTACAACGTCCGTGAGATTGACCAGACGCACGCAGAAGAATTCCGCGATGCGTTTATTGCCGGTGAGCATGTTCCTCCGCTGGCCGTTCAGGTCACAGAGAAGGGCATTAAGGTTATCGACGGCCATCACCGCTACTTCGGCGCGAAAATGGCACAGGAAGCGGGTTATGAGCTGCGCCTGGAATGCAAAGACTTCGTAGGCAGTGAAGCCGATCGCATCGCCTTCATGGTTACCAGCAGCCAGGGGCGTGCATTACAGCCTCTGGAGCGTGCCGCCGCATATCAGCGCCTGATTAATCAGGGGTGGGAACCGGCAGAAATCGCGAAGAAGGTTAAGCGTTCGGTTACGGACGTAGAGCAGCATCTGCAGCTGCTGACCTGCGGTGACGGCCTGATCGAGATGGTGAAAGCTGGTGAGGTAGCCGCAACGACCGCCGTCGCCCTGCAGCGTGAACATGGCGCTAAAGCCTCATCCGTTGCTCAGGAGCAGATGGAAAAGGTCAAAGCGGCTGGCAAGAAGAAGCTGACCCGCGCCGCAGCTATGCCGCAGTTCAGCGTAACCAAAGCCCGCCGTCTGGTGGAGCTGATGGCCAGCTTTTATTTTACCGATGATGGCGTTATTGCTGACGACACACTGTACCTGGAGGCGATGGGTATTCTGGAAGAGTATCGTGACGTGCATGGGTGCCCACAGCCCAAAGCAGAACTTGGGCCAGCCCAGGAAGAAACAACAGGCGAAACAGCGTTGCCACTTACCCGGGATGACATTATCAACCAGAGCGGCGTAGAGGTCTGGGCATGTGCATCGGCTATGTTCGGCAGCAAGCCTGAATTTACGTTCAACGAGTCAAAGTTTGCGCATACATGGGCTGCTGACTCAGTCGAACGTCCTGAAATTGTTGTGGTACCCACTGAAACGATCGCCAAAGCCGTGAAGCTGATTAAAACCAGGCAGGATGACGAAGCGCTGAAGGCGTGGATTACAACGCAGTATGGTGATTCAGATGAAAACGCTGAACGGTTCATGCGCTTTGTCTCGGTGGCTATCGAAACTCACCTGGACAACGGCCTCTCAATGAATGAATTCATCCAGCTGCTGGAAAAAACTGACCGAAATTGCTGGTCGAACATCAGAATGCTGAGAGAAGCTATTCGCGAACAGTTTGAGCAAAGCGTCAGCCAGAGCGCAGGAGAAACAGCATGA
- a CDS encoding PerC family transcriptional regulator, whose translation MMNDKALILTYLLAYPGITSAQLTRATGIRRPDVNGILSALTLIGDAYRDAKGRYFVSEQASEGDQRFSELSDKACRLEEKGWWNRAAEVWLCAMDSTRKETLRQKAILRRKHCISTGAVRCGSYGGISSAIVRDASLEDVFR comes from the coding sequence ATGATGAACGACAAAGCACTGATTCTTACTTACCTCCTGGCGTATCCGGGGATAACGTCCGCTCAACTGACCAGGGCTACGGGTATTCGCCGTCCTGACGTAAACGGGATACTTAGCGCGCTTACTCTCATCGGTGATGCGTACCGTGACGCTAAAGGGCGCTACTTCGTGTCAGAGCAGGCTTCAGAAGGGGACCAGAGGTTTTCAGAGTTGAGTGATAAAGCTTGTCGGCTTGAAGAAAAGGGCTGGTGGAATCGCGCCGCTGAGGTCTGGCTGTGTGCGATGGATTCAACCCGCAAAGAAACCTTACGTCAGAAAGCCATTCTGCGGCGCAAACACTGCATCAGTACAGGTGCCGTTCGCTGCGGAAGCTATGGCGGGATAAGCAGCGCCATCGTTCGCGATGCGAGCCTGGAGGATGTGTTCCGGTGA
- a CDS encoding phage holin, whose amino-acid sequence MSINHMSKLASGAAYGASAGAVANGLLTRLSPDEWSAVGVIAGIIVALFTFAINWYYKRKHTLAQIQALQRWPTQQQLNED is encoded by the coding sequence ATGAGCATCAATCATATGAGCAAACTGGCATCAGGCGCAGCTTACGGCGCATCTGCTGGGGCAGTAGCCAACGGCCTGTTGACCCGGCTCAGTCCTGACGAATGGAGCGCCGTCGGCGTTATCGCGGGCATTATCGTGGCGTTATTCACATTCGCTATTAACTGGTATTACAAACGAAAGCACACATTGGCGCAGATTCAGGCTCTCCAGCGCTGGCCCACACAGCAGCAACTGAATGAGGATTAG
- a CDS encoding conserved phage C-terminal domain-containing protein encodes MSLLLKVKPLVISPELASRIGLNEAIVLQQICYWLEDTTSGVEHDGRRWVYNTIEEWTQQFPFWSEKTVKRALTSLKNLELIYVEQLKKTQHDRTNYYAINHRSPLLSDGDKLTPSRRSNCPDRKGQIVPMERANLGSSNGSTCPDLTENTTEITTEITKDTSCPVAVQPDPNEVINSLAKQVLLHLNQVTGAKFQMSDSSLANVRARLADGHTVSELQLVVDYKHEHWHDTEQDQYLRPKTLFTPSNFPGYLKSATKWERNGRPDRSQWNTFKSGQQRDINIISQTDNQIPDGFRGA; translated from the coding sequence ATGAGTTTGTTACTTAAGGTTAAACCATTAGTGATTAGCCCTGAGCTAGCGAGCCGCATCGGCCTTAATGAAGCGATCGTGCTTCAGCAAATTTGCTACTGGCTGGAAGACACTACCTCTGGCGTAGAGCATGACGGCCGCCGTTGGGTTTATAACACCATCGAGGAATGGACACAGCAATTCCCTTTTTGGTCTGAAAAGACAGTGAAAAGAGCATTAACCTCACTGAAAAATCTTGAACTTATCTATGTTGAGCAGCTTAAAAAGACTCAGCATGACCGCACAAATTATTATGCGATCAATCACAGAAGCCCTCTGTTATCCGATGGGGACAAATTGACCCCATCGAGAAGGTCAAATTGCCCCGATCGAAAAGGTCAAATCGTCCCAATGGAGAGGGCCAATCTGGGCTCATCCAACGGGTCAACTTGTCCCGATCTTACAGAGAATACAACAGAGATTACTACAGAGATTACAAAAGACACTTCTTGTCCGGTTGCTGTGCAACCCGACCCTAATGAAGTTATTAATTCTCTGGCTAAACAGGTTCTGTTGCATCTCAACCAGGTGACCGGGGCAAAATTCCAGATGAGCGATTCGTCTCTGGCAAATGTTCGCGCCCGCCTGGCTGATGGTCATACAGTCTCCGAACTGCAGCTGGTGGTCGATTACAAGCATGAGCACTGGCATGACACCGAACAGGATCAATACCTGCGCCCTAAAACGCTGTTCACACCGTCTAACTTCCCCGGCTATCTGAAGTCAGCCACAAAATGGGAGCGAAACGGCCGACCCGATCGCAGCCAGTGGAACACGTTCAAATCGGGTCAACAGCGCGATATCAACATTATTTCTCAGACAGACAACCAAATCCCCGACGGTTTCCGTGGCGCTTAA
- a CDS encoding HNH endonuclease, protein MPSAIPRACRKGDGPKTTTDRSGYCNDHHNEGWQQHQRGYGSTWDIIRARILKRDRHICQQWLANGRPVPAFTVDHIKPKAHGGTDEDSNLVAICFKCHKAKTARDRLNRS, encoded by the coding sequence ATGCCATCAGCTATTCCCCGGGCATGCCGTAAGGGCGACGGCCCAAAGACAACAACCGATCGCTCAGGATACTGCAACGATCACCACAATGAAGGCTGGCAACAGCATCAGCGCGGCTACGGCAGTACGTGGGACATTATTCGCGCGCGTATCCTGAAGCGTGATCGGCACATCTGTCAGCAATGGCTGGCGAACGGCAGACCTGTACCAGCGTTCACTGTTGACCATATCAAACCTAAAGCACATGGCGGTACAGATGAAGACAGCAATCTGGTTGCGATTTGCTTCAAGTGCCATAAAGCCAAAACCGCGCGGGATCGATTAAACCGAAGTTAG
- a CDS encoding antitermination protein yields MKIESSLKYFSPKTMNISDTSRATAFDGHSGTDLMAAIGMCQSKAPFGVAALLAKSGISPEDKQKAVQHLMRYARDNAPKLVVKAAGPKLPACLAVLSKMALEEYARSAASSEVCPDCNGRGLINGLEHVMVHPGCGSPESPGYVPPKYRLDSTEKTCVTCHGKGTISARCRCNGSGRARDIEASKAQGCIVEKKCERCEGRGFKRMPGSKAYRAVKAILPDFQERTWNRNWRPFFEKLVAKLDIEESYADAQFQKITR; encoded by the coding sequence ATGAAAATCGAATCATCACTTAAATATTTCAGCCCAAAGACGATGAACATCAGTGATACATCACGGGCAACAGCGTTTGACGGTCACAGTGGGACGGATTTAATGGCTGCTATTGGCATGTGTCAGTCAAAGGCTCCATTCGGCGTAGCTGCTCTTCTGGCTAAATCTGGCATCAGCCCCGAGGATAAACAAAAAGCAGTACAGCACCTTATGCGTTATGCCCGCGACAATGCCCCAAAGCTGGTTGTGAAAGCTGCTGGCCCCAAATTACCCGCATGCCTTGCCGTGCTGTCTAAGATGGCGCTTGAGGAATATGCACGCTCGGCAGCCAGTAGCGAGGTATGCCCGGACTGCAACGGACGCGGCCTGATTAACGGATTAGAGCATGTCATGGTTCACCCAGGATGCGGCTCACCGGAAAGCCCCGGATATGTTCCCCCAAAATACCGCCTCGACAGTACAGAAAAAACCTGCGTGACATGTCACGGCAAAGGAACAATCTCAGCCCGCTGTCGTTGTAACGGTAGTGGTCGCGCGCGGGATATTGAGGCATCAAAGGCACAGGGCTGCATTGTTGAGAAAAAATGCGAGCGGTGTGAAGGGAGAGGATTTAAACGTATGCCGGGAAGTAAAGCATACCGCGCCGTTAAGGCTATTTTGCCAGACTTTCAGGAAAGAACATGGAACCGGAACTGGCGACCGTTCTTCGAAAAGCTGGTGGCAAAACTCGACATAGAAGAAAGCTATGCTGACGCACAGTTTCAAAAAATCACAAGATAG
- a CDS encoding LexA family protein: MSSLGKRLRALRTERKLTQGQLGKAVGVSDVTVGYWERDLNTPGGKSLSKLAAFLGVSESHLLYGKEDEANVAPASPGALKVPIISYVQAGVWSAECDARNLEGNIDYVLTTGDFSQGTFALKIKGKSMEPEFVEGDLILVDPELRPQPGDYVVAKNGEDEATFKKYRARGITEDGKEIFELVPLNEDFAIRSSATEKFNIIGVLVEHRRLIRR, encoded by the coding sequence GTGAGCTCTCTAGGAAAACGCTTGCGAGCGTTACGAACGGAAAGGAAGCTGACCCAAGGGCAGCTTGGCAAGGCAGTCGGCGTTTCAGATGTAACAGTTGGGTATTGGGAAAGAGACTTAAACACTCCGGGCGGCAAATCTCTATCAAAGCTGGCGGCATTTTTAGGTGTAAGCGAAAGCCATCTATTGTACGGTAAAGAGGATGAAGCAAACGTAGCGCCTGCATCACCTGGAGCATTAAAAGTACCCATAATCAGCTACGTACAGGCTGGCGTATGGAGTGCTGAATGTGATGCACGCAATTTAGAAGGGAATATCGATTACGTGTTGACCACCGGTGACTTCTCTCAAGGCACCTTTGCTCTGAAGATTAAAGGTAAATCTATGGAGCCAGAGTTTGTTGAAGGAGATTTAATCCTTGTAGATCCTGAGTTGAGACCGCAACCTGGAGATTATGTAGTTGCCAAGAACGGCGAAGACGAAGCAACTTTCAAAAAGTATCGGGCAAGAGGAATTACCGAAGATGGTAAAGAAATCTTTGAACTCGTACCGCTAAACGAAGATTTTGCTATTCGTAGCTCTGCTACAGAAAAATTCAATATCATTGGCGTTCTTGTTGAACACCGCCGACTAATACGCCGCTAA
- a CDS encoding KilA-N domain-containing protein, translating into MNQLFVIDGISVRRDIDGRYCLNDLHRAAITSGANERTKEPGKFLSSQQTSELVEELAVTQNLGIAPVNAIRGGSGQGTYVCKELVYSYAMWVSPKFHLKVIRTFDAVVSQGQIPASVSADKVQAGVILLESAAKMLNLSNSSKLGAYQKLQHAAGLPDLMPHYAVDAPAGATDGSSRPTQSLSALLKANGVRMSASQAYHQLVKLGIAEQKTRRSNSGLNGIKNFWSLTAKGRLYGKNITSPVNPRETQPHFFESKFAELLRLLDTVN; encoded by the coding sequence ATGAATCAGCTATTCGTAATTGATGGCATTTCTGTTCGCCGCGATATCGACGGACGTTACTGCCTTAATGATTTGCATCGGGCGGCCATTACCAGTGGCGCGAACGAGCGCACCAAAGAGCCAGGAAAGTTCCTTTCCAGTCAGCAGACATCAGAACTTGTTGAAGAATTAGCCGTTACCCAAAATTTGGGTATCGCCCCTGTCAATGCCATACGCGGTGGCAGCGGGCAGGGTACCTATGTCTGTAAGGAACTGGTTTACTCCTACGCGATGTGGGTAAGCCCGAAATTTCACCTTAAAGTGATCCGTACGTTTGATGCTGTAGTGAGCCAGGGGCAAATCCCGGCGAGCGTTTCAGCTGATAAGGTGCAGGCTGGCGTTATCCTTCTTGAATCCGCAGCAAAGATGCTCAACCTTTCAAATTCGTCAAAGCTGGGTGCCTACCAGAAATTACAGCATGCAGCTGGCCTGCCTGATCTGATGCCTCATTATGCTGTTGACGCACCAGCTGGCGCGACAGACGGCTCAAGCCGCCCGACACAATCACTCAGTGCTCTTCTGAAGGCTAACGGCGTTCGGATGTCAGCGAGCCAGGCATATCATCAACTGGTGAAGCTTGGCATTGCAGAACAGAAAACCCGCCGAAGCAATTCAGGGCTTAATGGCATCAAAAACTTTTGGTCGCTCACAGCCAAAGGCCGCCTGTACGGGAAAAATATCACCAGCCCGGTAAACCCGCGCGAAACGCAGCCGCATTTCTTTGAATCGAAGTTTGCAGAACTCCTGCGTCTTCTTGATACCGTCAACTGA
- a CDS encoding DUF968 domain-containing protein has translation MRALLTPDVAPKTGIVILKPGAELLPMFRTRVLIMTPPHSMEDLPSGRLADGGQPLLDEKPLINFFTAERVIRAAGGRRALEDWVATLNTCQWQAGGDYHPHHQTTLRTESGAVCLCYSHDNQFRDIAVPERLEETAKLNVAAWVIRTACHDMGLGEEHPLTWPELCWWASLKEAIDLIPDMAARRVLRLPVEKASTGPKKEAFIIPEPDAVGMLRNASVEVKRILALNVDPESPESFMLRPRRRRWENESYTRWVKAQNCACCGMPADDPHHIIGHGQGGMGTKAHDLFVIPLCRAHHDELHADMQAFEEQYGSQLALLFRFMDHAIAVGVTGTGKK, from the coding sequence ATGAGAGCATTATTAACGCCCGATGTGGCACCTAAGACAGGCATTGTTATTCTGAAGCCGGGCGCGGAGCTGCTCCCCATGTTCCGTACGCGCGTTCTCATCATGACGCCACCGCATTCCATGGAGGACCTGCCATCAGGCCGCCTGGCTGATGGAGGCCAGCCGTTGCTGGATGAAAAGCCGCTCATTAATTTTTTTACCGCTGAGCGCGTTATCAGAGCTGCTGGTGGCAGGCGCGCTCTGGAGGATTGGGTGGCGACGCTGAACACATGCCAGTGGCAGGCTGGCGGGGATTACCATCCCCACCATCAAACCACGCTGCGCACCGAAAGCGGTGCGGTCTGCCTTTGCTACAGTCACGACAACCAGTTCAGGGATATCGCTGTTCCTGAGCGGCTGGAAGAGACCGCAAAGCTCAACGTAGCCGCCTGGGTGATCCGCACAGCGTGCCATGATATGGGGCTGGGGGAAGAGCACCCGTTGACGTGGCCTGAATTATGCTGGTGGGCATCACTGAAGGAAGCTATTGACCTCATCCCTGATATGGCAGCGCGGCGCGTGCTGCGGTTACCGGTCGAAAAGGCATCTACGGGACCTAAAAAAGAGGCGTTTATTATTCCTGAGCCTGACGCTGTTGGCATGCTCAGGAACGCCAGCGTTGAGGTAAAGCGCATCCTCGCCTTGAATGTCGACCCGGAGTCGCCGGAATCGTTCATGCTGAGGCCAAGGCGTCGGCGCTGGGAAAACGAGTCATATACCCGGTGGGTTAAAGCACAGAACTGCGCCTGTTGCGGTATGCCCGCAGACGATCCGCATCACATCATCGGGCATGGGCAGGGAGGTATGGGAACAAAGGCGCATGATTTATTCGTGATTCCGCTTTGCAGGGCGCATCACGATGAATTGCATGCGGACATGCAGGCGTTTGAAGAGCAGTACGGCAGCCAGTTAGCGCTGCTTTTCAGGTTTATGGATCACGCGATTGCAGTCGGCGTGACTGGAACAGGCAAGAAATAA
- a CDS encoding YmfL family putative regulatory protein — MVGIKETVKAMCKSDPGGRSAMAGALVMTATQFNNNLYEKNGCRFFEHHELEAMEDLPGTSLLGDYFARRRGALLVDVPKFEDMDREERFSKKMRTAAMRGYVDQIIGQALEDGAIDEMEAQEIENFHHKHLAAREEVRAILALFRKKKSLKK, encoded by the coding sequence ATGGTAGGCATAAAAGAGACAGTAAAGGCGATGTGCAAATCCGACCCTGGTGGTCGTTCGGCAATGGCAGGCGCGCTGGTGATGACTGCAACGCAATTCAACAACAATCTGTATGAGAAAAATGGCTGCCGGTTCTTTGAACATCACGAGCTGGAAGCGATGGAAGATCTGCCGGGTACCAGCCTGCTGGGCGACTACTTTGCCCGCCGACGTGGGGCGCTGTTGGTAGATGTCCCGAAGTTTGAGGACATGGACAGAGAGGAACGATTTAGTAAAAAAATGCGCACGGCAGCGATGCGCGGTTACGTTGACCAGATCATCGGACAGGCTTTGGAAGATGGCGCGATAGATGAAATGGAAGCGCAAGAAATCGAAAATTTCCACCACAAGCATCTGGCTGCTCGGGAAGAAGTTCGGGCAATTCTGGCTCTTTTTCGCAAGAAAAAATCACTAAAAAAGTGA
- a CDS encoding phage integrase Arm DNA-binding domain-containing protein codes for MAARPRKHNVSIPNLYCKLDKRTSKVYWQYRHPLTNQFIGFGTDETAAKEAAVEANRLISQQQTSQISMLVDMAIRKESKTDPGTRLFEWISKYIKICEERFKAKEIALSTMKTRAQYARILERRFPDARLKDIDTKSIAMVLDEYKDSGKSRMSQLLRGVWIDLFKEAQHAGEVDQGFNPALATKKAHNKVKRSRLSFSDWQKIYEAAKEKWPPAASNSMLLALVTGQRRSDIAKMKFTDIWDGYLHIEQLKTGSRIALPLTLRCDALEMTLSDVVAICRDRVLSPYMIHHSRPHGAAKAGDPLDENSLSRYFSESRDIAGIKVAKDKTPPSFHEQRSLSERLYRAQGIDTQLLLGHKSMAMTDRYNDERGSGWQTLAI; via the coding sequence ATGGCGGCACGCCCCAGAAAACATAATGTCTCGATCCCTAACCTTTACTGCAAGCTTGATAAGCGGACCAGTAAGGTTTATTGGCAATATCGCCATCCTTTAACGAACCAGTTTATCGGTTTTGGAACAGATGAAACCGCAGCTAAGGAGGCTGCGGTTGAAGCCAACAGGCTAATCAGCCAGCAACAGACCAGCCAGATTTCCATGCTGGTTGATATGGCTATAAGGAAGGAGTCGAAAACCGATCCGGGCACCCGGCTTTTCGAATGGATCAGTAAATACATAAAAATTTGTGAGGAACGTTTTAAGGCTAAGGAAATTGCGCTGTCGACCATGAAAACCCGCGCACAGTACGCCAGGATTCTGGAACGGCGTTTTCCCGATGCTCGCTTAAAGGATATAGATACAAAGTCTATTGCTATGGTCCTTGATGAATATAAGGACAGCGGGAAATCACGCATGTCGCAACTCTTGCGCGGTGTCTGGATTGACCTTTTTAAAGAAGCGCAGCATGCAGGTGAAGTTGACCAAGGCTTTAACCCAGCTTTAGCAACCAAAAAGGCCCATAACAAAGTTAAGCGCTCCCGTCTTTCTTTCAGCGACTGGCAAAAAATTTATGAAGCAGCGAAAGAGAAATGGCCACCAGCAGCTTCTAACTCAATGCTTCTGGCTCTGGTTACTGGGCAGCGCCGTTCTGACATAGCTAAAATGAAATTTACAGATATCTGGGACGGCTACCTTCACATTGAGCAATTAAAGACAGGGTCACGGATAGCTCTCCCCCTTACGCTTCGTTGTGATGCGTTAGAAATGACCTTATCAGATGTGGTTGCAATCTGTCGTGACAGAGTTTTAAGCCCTTACATGATTCACCATAGCCGTCCACACGGTGCAGCTAAAGCCGGTGATCCTTTAGATGAAAACTCATTGTCTCGCTACTTTTCTGAATCCCGCGACATAGCAGGCATAAAAGTAGCAAAAGACAAAACACCACCGTCATTTCATGAACAGCGTTCTTTATCGGAAAGGCTCTATCGTGCCCAAGGGATCGACACTCAACTTCTTTTGGGCCATAAATCTATGGCAATGACCGATCGTTATAATGATGAGCGTGGTTCGGGCTGGCAAACTCTGGCGATTTGA
- a CDS encoding DUF1317 family protein produces the protein MQKPNDHITVGIITLPYSFILGGWVTPKGNVVTNLLTAQRIAEDLNSKVTIH, from the coding sequence ATGCAAAAGCCTAATGACCATATCACCGTAGGGATAATCACCCTGCCCTACAGCTTTATTTTAGGTGGCTGGGTTACCCCAAAAGGTAATGTGGTCACCAATCTGTTAACAGCTCAGCGCATCGCTGAAGACCTTAACAGCAAAGTAACCATTCACTGA
- a CDS encoding DUF4222 domain-containing protein — MVNHRVIYQRPGYEHDCICPRRDWQKNFRKVEP, encoded by the coding sequence ATCGTTAATCATCGCGTCATTTACCAGCGGCCTGGCTACGAGCATGATTGCATCTGCCCGCGCCGTGACTGGCAAAAAAATTTCAGGAAGGTAGAGCCATGA
- a CDS encoding Rz1 family lipoprotein, which translates to MRKKPLAICIGMSTLAAVGYSSTPSVRSNPPPPPAWMMQPAPDLLTPLSGIISLSEAEFESLPNN; encoded by the coding sequence ATGCGAAAAAAACCATTAGCGATCTGCATCGGGATGTCGACTCTGGCCGCCGTCGGTTACAGCTCAACGCCATCTGTAAGAAGCAACCCACCTCCGCCCCCGGCATGGATGATGCAGCCAGCTCCGGACTTACTGACGCCGCTGAGCGGGATTATTTCACTCTCAGAAGCCGAATTTGAATCGTTACCAAACAACTAA